One Lampris incognitus isolate fLamInc1 chromosome 14, fLamInc1.hap2, whole genome shotgun sequence DNA window includes the following coding sequences:
- the irf4a gene encoding interferon regulatory factor 4a, which translates to MTDFLRGPHSTKVDCKLQLPQRPVVFGFALAQMNPEEDSSLSLSCGNGKLRQWLVDQINSRGYPGLVWENGEKTVFRIPWKHAGKQDYNREEDAALFKAWAMFKGKYKEGVDKPDPPTWKTRLRCALNKSNDFDELVDRSQLDISEPYKVYRIIPEGAKKGIKMVNIEDTILHVNSLSCFSPYSSLHNQVPGYMVSQDKREWRDYSQAEQQQPPLLPPPPPPHHHAGELQYGHFPSPLSRTWHGLHAENGFQVTASFYTYSSESQPALFAMDHNNAISDFSLHVSLFYRESLVKEVTTSSLDGCCITSSSSSSPSSSSSSPCQEERLYGAEIILFPCPYPESQRQGAENLPNILEKGVLLWMAPDGLYAKRLCQGRVYWEGPLAPYTDKPNKLDKDKTCKLFDTQQFLIELQDSVHHGCRIPRHQVVLCFGDEYPDPQRQRKMITAQVEPVFAKKLVHHYHLQSTGHYLQGYDHIQEPNGAPLGNYPTQKPLQHIQE; encoded by the exons ATGACAGATTTCCTCAGAGGACCGCACTCGACCAAAG TTGATTGCAAGTTGCAGCTCCCGCAGCGTCCCGTCGTCTTCGGGTTTGCGTTGGCCCAGATGAACCCGGAGGAGGACAGCAGCCTGTCGCTCAGCTGCGGCAACGGCAAACTCCGACAGTGGCTCGTCGACCAGATCAACAGCAGGGGGTACCCCGGCTTGGTCTGGGAAAACGGCGAGAAGACCGTCTTCAGGATCCCGTGGAAGCACGCGGGCAAGCAAGACTACAACAGGGAGGAAGATGCTGCGCTCTTCAAG GCCTGGGCGATGTTCAAGGGGAAATACAAGGAAGGTGTGGACAAGCCAGACCCCCCTACGTGGAAGACCAGACTACGATGTGCCCTCAATAAAAGCAATGACTTTGACGAGTTGGTGGACAGAAGCCAGTTGGACATCTCCGAACCCTACAAAGTGTACAGAATCATACCAGAGGGCGCAAAAAAAG GGATCAAGATGGTCAACATAGAGGACACGATATTACACGTCAACTCTCTCAGTTGCTTTTCTCCCTACTCGTCTCTGCACAACCAG GTACCGGGCTACATGGTGTCCCAGGACAAGCGGGAGTGGCGGGACTACAGCCAGGCCGAACAGCAgcagccccccctcctccctcctcctcctcctccgcaccACCACGCCGGAGAGCTGCAGTACGGCCACTTCCCGTCGCCGCTCAGCCGGACCTGGCACGGCCTGCACGCGGAGAACG GTTTCCAGGTCACTGCATCCTTCTATACATACTCCTCAGAGTCCCAACCAGCCTTATTTGCAATGGACCACAACAATGCCATATCTG ACTTCAGCCTCCATGTTTCCCTTTTCTACAGAGAGTCCTTGGTGAAGGAGGTCACCACCTCTAGTCTGGATGGTTGTTGCattacctcctcttcctcctcctctccttcatcgtcctcctcctccccgtGCCAGGAGGAACGGCTGTATGGGGCAGAAATCATCCTCTTCCCGTGCCCTTACCCAGAGTCTCAGAGGCAGGGCGCCGAGAACCTTCCCAACATCCTGGAGAAGGGCGTGCTTCTGTGGATGGCTCCTGATGGGCTGTACGCTAAGCGCCTGTGCCAGGGACGAGTGTACTGGGAAGGACCGCTGGCACCCTATACGGACAAACCCAACAAACTGGACAAAGACAAGACGTGCAAGCTGTTTGACACTCAGCAGTTCCTAATTG aGCTACAGGACTCTGTCCATCATGGCTGTCGCATACCAAGGCACCAGGTGGTACTGTGTTTTGGAGATGAGTACCCTGACCCACAGCGCCAAAGGAAGATGATTACAGCGCAG GTGGAGCCCGTGTTCGCCAAAAAGCTGGTGCACCACTACCATCTTCAGAGCACTGGCCACTACCTGCAGGGTTACGATCACATCCAGGAGCCCAACGGCGCCCCGTTAGGCAACTACCCTACCCAGAAACCCCTGCAGCACATTCAGGAgtga